From Nymphalis io chromosome 29, ilAglIoxx1.1, whole genome shotgun sequence:
TTAATAAGCACAATGTTACAGTAGTTTAATCAATAGTGTTGTAGTATAATTGTTGTAGGGGACAGTTTAAGTGCAATGACAGCAGTCTCATCGAGAGCGACCGGCGGTGTGACGGCATCCGCGACTGCAGCGACGGCTCCGACGAGACGTTGGTGGCGTGCGCCGGTAACGTCTGCGCCTCCAATGGGTTCCAGTGCGCTTATGGGGCCTGCGTCGACGAGGGCGCCGCCTGTAATGACGTGAGTTATACATTACCACTAGCTGCCCGTCTCGACCTCGTAACACCTTACCCTAGTCCTCCCggtcgatttcggccacggcggccaatctcaagagagattagccaactgcgcaggagatattatagtgcacgagtgtgtgcgcgaacactGGGGCactctctctcataatccgatgggacggcaatccgacacgtccggaaagagttcaggcgcagcaccaacgacttaacgtgctttccgaggtgcAGGAatgtacacttccaactttcagactccgggctgctttcCCCCATTACATGAGAATTCCCCATTACAGTTAAAACAATTCAATGACCATATCTCCTCCGTTTGAAAGCTATcattaaaaacgaattttaaattttcagatAGACGAATGCGCTGATGGATCTGACGAGTCGGATAAACTATGCAACAGGACAGTACCACGGAGAGCCACCACAACGACCACCACAACGACCACCACAACGACCACCACAACGACCGCGCCGAGTACGACAACAGTGGGGTAAGACTATCtaagttgtatataatataatagttaaagtACATGGAAATTCAGCAACGGTTGCCTCGTGGTTTTTttcaataactttaaataaaatttgagctggattttacttttatttgggaaacaaacagtacagtTATTCCTAAAACTATGatactaaaatttttaaacataataaaaaaaaaaacaacttaataaaaataaaaagtcttgAGAGTAGACAGACAATgatgtatttcttttaatattccaGCGTTCCAAACATGTGCGTGTTACCACCGCACCCGGAGAACGGCCTGTTCCTGAAGAATGGTGACACCGCTGAATACAGAGCTGGTGACGTCGCGATCTCCGCCTATTTCAATACCACCTGCTTACCCGGATACAAGGTCGTCGGAGAGTCAGTGGTCATCTGTAACTTAGGACGGTGGATACCAACGAAATTACCATCCTGTGTCCGTAAGTAACCACCTCCCagctaacatatatatttatttgtttagtttacttgatggtagggtttGTACTCTTCTGCCAGTAATTAATGTTAGTTTGGTTGTAAGCCACTaacgtaaaatcttagtttacAAGGTTGACGGCACAATTTCAATGGGTGGTGACcccttatcatcaggtggtccacttgccagtccgcctaggtattaggtattatattatatatatatatatatgtaaatctaaggtttttaatatctacttgtttttcgattgttaaaataaatgacatgACATGAACACAATTGTAATTCAATTAACAATACAGTTATAATGTaaccttaataaaaaaacttcaaatttaattaaatttgtatacattttagtaACATGTCTCGACAAcgaaaaattaagatttatttgtgTTCGCAGGTGCCTGTTCATTGAAGCCGTCGGATAGCTTGGAGTACCGATGCGTGCTGCTCGACAAGGGTACGAACGGCACGCGTGAATGCGAAGAGTTGGAGGTGCTCGGGACCGTTGTGATGCCCGAGTGTCGCCGCCCCAACTACTACAGTCCCAAACCGCTGCCAAAGATGTACTGTACCGACGCGGGCTGGAGCTACAAGCCCACCTGTCTAGCCAGTAAGTCTGTTGCCTCGGTACAGAGGCTAGCTCGTGCGTTCGTAGTTCTGGCTATCCTAGCTGGATTATAATAATAGCCTGTGTTAAGGATGGCCAGTAAGTGCgaataattaagttaaagaaAGAGTCGCCTCTGTATTAATACATAACTAACGGAAACCTCGACTTCGCCCGCGTTGAGTTAAGCTTTTGTCACGATTTTTTTCCTTCAAACgaagcgtgaagaggcatcttgcgggccggcaaggcggggacggctagtacagaacattctacCCGACTgttctggccgtcgtcgcgtttcgACTCTACTaccccttaccatcaggtggagtagagtcatttgccatcccggcgcatatatataaaaaaaaaatcctgtcAGAACTTGtatacaatcatttattttgatGATCATTTATGTTGAATTAATGAACTTTACTTCTTGAAGGGTgaagaagtatatatattatggggATTCAGGCTCGCTtcttaacaaattttatcaaaatcgatttaatGTTTGACCTCGATAGCGTAACAGATAGGCAGACATAGCACACATTACGTTAGCATTATCACTAAATGGCGACTACCAAGGACATTCtggactttaatttttttttttgaaaaccaAACAAAGTAATCAATACGAAGATGCaacaaagacaaatatttaaaaataatataatagtttcgaTAAGTAATAGGCGTGTTAGCGTATTCCAGCCACAACAGGAGTGAACCCAAAGGAAGAACTTTGGCACCgatgtcattggtcgagatattgaataatctataatatttccCATGGATTCGCTAAAAattggcgttttcaatgtcggcgaagttgtaatcggaacttcgaaagttaaattaatgcgGTTAAGACTTTTgtcgtttgaagaaaaaaacttTTGGAATCAGGATCGTAGGCCTAGATCCAAGATTCGCCACCACTGGTGATGTCGTAGACGTGATTTGACTCTCCTCGGTTGAACCTTTGCAGAGTTTTCTTACACTATCTGACGCGGGCCGCCTTGTGATCGTTGGAAAGCAGATGCGGTATGGTATCCAACGGCAAACTAGCTTTCTCACACCAAGCGCTTCATGCAAGATCTTCTGAATGGTTGTCCCTGAGATGCCTAATAGAGCCTCTATTTCTCGATACGACACATGACGATCTTCGAGAATTAGTTGTCTCACAGCAATGATGTTATCTTCAGTGAATGCGGATTTTTATCCGTCCTTCGCGAGATTTGTCACTAACACTAGTATTTCCACGTtggaattctaaataccagcgttCGACAGTCTGCAGACATGGggcttcatcactgaacacaaatgttaactcttcaaaacactgaagccgtgtcaggcctcttctaaagttgtagaaaattattgcaCTAACATTTTCCTTAGAAAGATTCATTTTCGTACGTAACCTGACAGATTCCAATCGACGCTGTGACTAAACAATATCATTAATCCTAATACTGATTTCGAAtgttttgagattcaaaatttaaacacattcgaatatagaacagttccaaattcaaaattgccgggaaatatggaaacgacagaacttaaaaggcatgccttgTATGTGTGCTCATTGCAGAGTGCGGCACGCCCACGCCGCGCGGGGACTTCCCGTGGCACGTCGTCGTGTACCGCCGCGCCGACGGCACCGGCGACGACTACGAGCAGATCTGCGGCGGCTCGCTCCTCAACGAGTGGACCGCCGTCACCGGTCAGTGCCAGAACGATCCGCTAGCCGCTTATTCCGAAATTGACTTAGTGTTgccatgtaaaaaaattaaccgACATTACTACTCTTTGGTAGTTATgatagtttagttttattataaaatgttacccaccgcttacatcgttaatgcgcaaccaaccttgggaactaagatgttatgtcccttgtgtctgtagttacactgattcactcgtccttcaaactggaacacaacaataccaagtacagctattttgcggtagaatatctgatgagtgggtggtacccaggcgagcttgcacaaagctcaaccaccagtaaaaactttttattattttgtatttatttaacttcgtcGAGTCGTAGGGTAAATATCCAAAATACTCCCACATTGCAAGTCcatacagccgagatggcccagtggttagaacgcgtgaatcttaaccgatgatcgtaggttcaaacccgagcaagcaccactgaatttttatgtgcttaatttgcgattataattcatctcgtgctatacggtgaaggaaaaacatcgtgaggaaacctgcatgtgtctaatttaactgaaattctgccacatatgtgtgggatattcacaggctgttactatactatattattatattgcaagTCCGTTTCGCTTTACACGCTCTGACCACCGACGCGTATAAAAACCCGCTTCCTCcctgttatttaatattgattgtaGAATTTGTACAATTGCATCCGCACTACTGCAcagtgtataaaataatacctgTCCCCGCACAGCTGCGCACTGCGTTGGGTTGGACGATGACTGTGGAGTCAACCCGGTCGAGAATTTCATGGTGGCTGCTGGCAAGCTGTACAGGGAACTGAACGACCCACGGGACAAACTTTACCAGCAGACATCCcaagtaagtatttttatatactttgatgcagaacattattaataattaatttaaaaaaaatgatcaatAATGGTAAATGATCATCAATGGTGGTGGTGGCTTTGTGCCAgttcacagtaacagcctgtgaatgtctcactgctgggctaaggcctcctctcccttttgaggagaagggttggagcttatctgaataggtaccacccactcatcagatgatattctaccacaaaacagctgtacttgatattgttgtgttccggtttgcagggtgagttagctagtgtaactacTACTAGCTagggaaacaaataaaaatgctatTATTGCTAATAACAGTCTCGAAACAAACTGGTTTCCGtgaccaccgagcacgagacgaattaaccacatgaaaacTGCTTGTCTGTCTTTGAAATTACGGGATTTGGGTCGATTGATATTCACGCGTTAAACCTTGAGTCATCTCTCGGGTCATTGAAGTGAGAAAAGTGAAGTGtctaattggtttttttttcaggttTCAGCGATTCACGTACCTGAACGATACTGCGGAGCTAATCTGGATTACCAGTATGATCTGGCTGTGGTCAAAGTGAAAGACAGATTCGTATTCAGTATCTACATTCGTCCAGTTTGTCTCGATTTCTCGTCAGAATTCGATGAATTCCAGTTGAAAAAAGGAAGTATGGGCAGAGTAAGTGAAATGACaaatattgctttaaataacattaatacacTCGgcgaaataaacaaatactaaaattcACTTTCTCTGCATAATCTTATGTTATATCCTAATGATTGATAAAAACcataactgtaaaaaaatattcctaattAATGATAAGGGTCAGACATACAAATACAATAGTAATCAGCGATACgaccaaattttataatataattggacCTTTG
This genomic window contains:
- the LOC126779484 gene encoding modular serine protease-like isoform X1, producing the protein MTVLASTFVVIVISSQLEGAVRDNFRRGETSYNEPALIRRVPRQVACGYFPDEFKFVCSDGTCIAADKKCDGTVDCLDGSDETHHLCRETPCPDHLFRCTYGACVGGSAPCNGVTDCADNSDELQPKCNNYTFEKGGQFKCNDSSLIESDRRCDGIRDCSDGSDETLVACAGNVCASNGFQCAYGACVDEGAACNDIDECADGSDESDKLCNRTVPRRATTTTTTTTTTTTTTTTAPSTTTVGVPNMCVLPPHPENGLFLKNGDTAEYRAGDVAISAYFNTTCLPGYKVVGESVVICNLGRWIPTKLPSCVRACSLKPSDSLEYRCVLLDKGTNGTRECEELEVLGTVVMPECRRPNYYSPKPLPKMYCTDAGWSYKPTCLAKCGTPTPRGDFPWHVVVYRRADGTGDDYEQICGGSLLNEWTAVTAAHCVGLDDDCGVNPVENFMVAAGKLYRELNDPRDKLYQQTSQVSAIHVPERYCGANLDYQYDLAVVKVKDRFVFSIYIRPVCLDFSSEFDEFQLKKGSMGRAAGWGLTQSRRGTESTKLKVVDIKYVEWQECKKRILQLYIKSIKVDKICASFGNGTTLCKGDSGSGLVFCAREHGEMRCYLRGVLSTAPPNPDGSGCSNTLSMFTHVLEHERFLQRHLANDPRP
- the LOC126779484 gene encoding modular serine protease-like isoform X2; translated protein: MLAKLVFMLFVISSQLEGAVRDNFRRGETSYNEPALIRRVPRQVACGYFPDEFKFVCSDGTCIAADKKCDGTVDCLDGSDETHHLCRETPCPDHLFRCTYGACVGGSAPCNGVTDCADNSDELQPKCNNYTFEKGGQFKCNDSSLIESDRRCDGIRDCSDGSDETLVACAGNVCASNGFQCAYGACVDEGAACNDIDECADGSDESDKLCNRTVPRRATTTTTTTTTTTTTTTTAPSTTTVGVPNMCVLPPHPENGLFLKNGDTAEYRAGDVAISAYFNTTCLPGYKVVGESVVICNLGRWIPTKLPSCVRACSLKPSDSLEYRCVLLDKGTNGTRECEELEVLGTVVMPECRRPNYYSPKPLPKMYCTDAGWSYKPTCLAKCGTPTPRGDFPWHVVVYRRADGTGDDYEQICGGSLLNEWTAVTAAHCVGLDDDCGVNPVENFMVAAGKLYRELNDPRDKLYQQTSQVSAIHVPERYCGANLDYQYDLAVVKVKDRFVFSIYIRPVCLDFSSEFDEFQLKKGSMGRAAGWGLTQSRRGTESTKLKVVDIKYVEWQECKKRILQLYIKSIKVDKICASFGNGTTLCKGDSGSGLVFCAREHGEMRCYLRGVLSTAPPNPDGSGCSNTLSMFTHVLEHERFLQRHLANDPRP